A part of Carassius carassius chromosome 4, fCarCar2.1, whole genome shotgun sequence genomic DNA contains:
- the c4h5orf34 gene encoding uncharacterized protein C5orf34 homolog isoform X2, with the protein MCSVRFMVMCVDESVDVFYSDGRRLQLSPCGSEFMIEKHMSPSAHPLQPRDRLRQRTRFAISEYKTLVQNALTFRNKYATHPYLPEELITVEFNKPFTSAITEVEWPGSDSCTAGPHGEITVCSVDGHAKLVLSSSGEEFTVEFVCRSSQNEGESQYLQGHLHKTTCSLSSLLSKSDTVKGLNLSEASAGATTDHLGSVVKAPDTERPESTSLKSGKVDAYTRVIQQYSRALYPQMWRYPLSLAFKHRESQKTIDTVSGQDGKGLTDGEARQTSQTGLKTLLPKPLPLKCPSPHQHRWRYDAVNPDLLEQEEEVTAELVKVLWCKGIIYRIVDGVIPMVEILPGDGSVIRSNGVLSNYFTHHKAGASHRDTAECVYYLCGLPPDVPGQLYSVQSVITRASRILKCFIQARSSLRAPLALSCWNKAAVCDCVCVVQEVMVAGTGYFKALSDGTVEVWFLDGVRAQMMWRSDTHTPEQVHHGCKKLGAESRPSHHRWCQLNLPDGHQTLVQVETDQTYQRYVSAVVRWCDWVKQTDQSMSTVGVALSDSAHCDTAQPITYRSVVSELEKIKRFNFLLEISPVLRPTGRSLSCERASDRSEIKLTENCVSEALQKTSRAIQDIDTLLSDRPSN; encoded by the exons ATGTGCTCGGTCAGGTTTATGGTCATGTGTGTGGATGAGTCTGTGGATGTGTTTTACTCAGACGGGCGCAGACTGCAGCTCTCTCCCTGCGGATCTGAATTCATGATCGAGAAACACATGTCACCCTCTGCACACCCGCTACAGCCCAGAGACAGACTCAGACAGAGAACCAGATTCGCCATCAGCGAGTATAAG ACACTGGTACAGAATGCTTTGACGTTCAGAAACAAGTATGCAACTCATCCATATTTGCCCGAGGAGCTCATAACTGTGGAATTCAACAAG CCGTTCACCAGTGCCATAACTGAGGTGGAGTGGCCCGGGTCTGACTCTTGCACCGCTGGGCCACATGGAGAGATCACCGTCTGCTCTGTAGATGGACATGCAAAACTCGTCCTTTCCTCTTCTGGAGAAGAGTTCACAGTGGAGTTTGTCTGTCGGTCCAGCCAAAATGAAGGAGAGTCACAGTATCTGCAAGGTCACCTACACAAAACGACATGTTCACTAAGTAGCTTGTTATCAAAATCTGACACTGTTAAGGGTCTAAACCTCTCTGAAGCCTCAGCGGGTGCCACGACGGACCATCTGGGGTCTGTCGTTAAAGCCCCCGATACAGAAAGACCGGAATCAACAAGTTTGAAGTCTGGGAAGGTGGACGCGTACACCAGAGTGATCCAGCAGTATTCCCGAGCACTTTACCCACAGATGTGGCGCTATCCTCTGTCATTAGCATTCAAGCATCGGGAATCACAAAAAACTATAGACACTGTCAGTGGGCAAGATGGAAAGGGTTTAACAGATGGAGAAGCTAGACAAACATCTCAAACAGGGCTGAAAACTCTGCTTCCCAAACCTTTACCACTTAAATGTCCCTCTCCTCATcagcacag ATGGCGATATGATGCTGTGAATCCTGATTTGCTGGAACAGGAAGAGGAAGTCACAGCTGAGCTGGTGAAAGTGCTCTGGTGTAAAGGCATCATATACCG TATAGTAGATGGAGTGATACCGATGGTAGAGATCTTACCCGGTGATGGGTCAGTCATCAGATCGAATGGAGTTCTATCTAATTACTTCACACATCACAAAGCCGGAGCTTCTCACAGAGAT ACGGCTGAGTGTGTGTATTACCTGTGTGGTCTCCCACCTGATGTGCCGGGTCAGCTGTATTCTGTCCAGTCTGTGATCACACGGGCCAGCAG GATTCTGAAATGCTTCATCCAGGCCAGAAGCTCGCTGAGGGCCCCGCTCGCTCTTTCCTGCTGGAACAAG GCTGcggtgtgtgattgtgtgtgtgtggttcaggaGGTAATGGTGGCTGGTACGGGATATTTTAAAGCTCTCTCCGACGGGACTGTGGAGGTCTGGTTTCTGGATGGAGTTAGAGCGCAGATGATGTGGAGGTCTGACACACATACACCTGAACAGGTACATCACGGATGTA AGAAACTCGGGGCAGAAAGCAGACCATCTCATCACAGGTGGTGCCAGCTCAATTTGCCAGATGGGCACCAAACTCTTGTCCAAGTTGAGACGGACCAAACTTATCAAAG gtATGTGTCAGCAGTAGTGCGGTGGTGTGACTGGGTAAAACAGACAGATCAGAGCATGAGTACAGTGGGTGTGGCTCTCTCAGACTCCGCCCATTGTGACACAGCTCAGCCAATAACGTACAG ATCTGTTGTTTCTGAGCTGGAAAAGATCAAGAGGTTTAACT TTTTGTTGGAGATCAGCCCCGTCCTGCGTCCTACAGGAAGATCTTTGAGCTGTGAGCGTGCTTCTGACCGATCTGAGATCAAACTCACAGAGAACTGCGTCTCTGAGGCTCTGCAGAAAACCTCCAGAGCCATACAGGACATCGACACGCTCTTATCAGACAGACCCTCGAACTGA
- the c4h5orf34 gene encoding uncharacterized protein C5orf34 homolog isoform X1: MCSVRFMVMCVDESVDVFYSDGRRLQLSPCGSEFMIEKHMSPSAHPLQPRDRLRQRTRFAISEYKTLVQNALTFRNKYATHPYLPEELITVEFNKPFTSAITEVEWPGSDSCTAGPHGEITVCSVDGHAKLVLSSSGEEFTVEFVCRSSQNEGESQYLQGHLHKTTCSLSSLLSKSDTVKGLNLSEASAGATTDHLGSVVKAPDTERPESTSLKSGKVDAYTRVIQQYSRALYPQMWRYPLSLAFKHRESQKTIDTVSGQDGKGLTDGEARQTSQTGLKTLLPKPLPLKCPSPHQHRWRYDAVNPDLLEQEEEVTAELVKVLWCKGIIYRIVDGVIPMVEILPGDGSVIRSNGVLSNYFTHHKAGASHRDTAECVYYLCGLPPDVPGQLYSVQSVITRASRILKCFIQARSSLRAPLALSCWNKQAAVCDCVCVVQEVMVAGTGYFKALSDGTVEVWFLDGVRAQMMWRSDTHTPEQVHHGCKKLGAESRPSHHRWCQLNLPDGHQTLVQVETDQTYQRYVSAVVRWCDWVKQTDQSMSTVGVALSDSAHCDTAQPITYRSVVSELEKIKRFNFLLEISPVLRPTGRSLSCERASDRSEIKLTENCVSEALQKTSRAIQDIDTLLSDRPSN; this comes from the exons ATGTGCTCGGTCAGGTTTATGGTCATGTGTGTGGATGAGTCTGTGGATGTGTTTTACTCAGACGGGCGCAGACTGCAGCTCTCTCCCTGCGGATCTGAATTCATGATCGAGAAACACATGTCACCCTCTGCACACCCGCTACAGCCCAGAGACAGACTCAGACAGAGAACCAGATTCGCCATCAGCGAGTATAAG ACACTGGTACAGAATGCTTTGACGTTCAGAAACAAGTATGCAACTCATCCATATTTGCCCGAGGAGCTCATAACTGTGGAATTCAACAAG CCGTTCACCAGTGCCATAACTGAGGTGGAGTGGCCCGGGTCTGACTCTTGCACCGCTGGGCCACATGGAGAGATCACCGTCTGCTCTGTAGATGGACATGCAAAACTCGTCCTTTCCTCTTCTGGAGAAGAGTTCACAGTGGAGTTTGTCTGTCGGTCCAGCCAAAATGAAGGAGAGTCACAGTATCTGCAAGGTCACCTACACAAAACGACATGTTCACTAAGTAGCTTGTTATCAAAATCTGACACTGTTAAGGGTCTAAACCTCTCTGAAGCCTCAGCGGGTGCCACGACGGACCATCTGGGGTCTGTCGTTAAAGCCCCCGATACAGAAAGACCGGAATCAACAAGTTTGAAGTCTGGGAAGGTGGACGCGTACACCAGAGTGATCCAGCAGTATTCCCGAGCACTTTACCCACAGATGTGGCGCTATCCTCTGTCATTAGCATTCAAGCATCGGGAATCACAAAAAACTATAGACACTGTCAGTGGGCAAGATGGAAAGGGTTTAACAGATGGAGAAGCTAGACAAACATCTCAAACAGGGCTGAAAACTCTGCTTCCCAAACCTTTACCACTTAAATGTCCCTCTCCTCATcagcacag ATGGCGATATGATGCTGTGAATCCTGATTTGCTGGAACAGGAAGAGGAAGTCACAGCTGAGCTGGTGAAAGTGCTCTGGTGTAAAGGCATCATATACCG TATAGTAGATGGAGTGATACCGATGGTAGAGATCTTACCCGGTGATGGGTCAGTCATCAGATCGAATGGAGTTCTATCTAATTACTTCACACATCACAAAGCCGGAGCTTCTCACAGAGAT ACGGCTGAGTGTGTGTATTACCTGTGTGGTCTCCCACCTGATGTGCCGGGTCAGCTGTATTCTGTCCAGTCTGTGATCACACGGGCCAGCAG GATTCTGAAATGCTTCATCCAGGCCAGAAGCTCGCTGAGGGCCCCGCTCGCTCTTTCCTGCTGGAACAAG CAGGCTGcggtgtgtgattgtgtgtgtgtggttcaggaGGTAATGGTGGCTGGTACGGGATATTTTAAAGCTCTCTCCGACGGGACTGTGGAGGTCTGGTTTCTGGATGGAGTTAGAGCGCAGATGATGTGGAGGTCTGACACACATACACCTGAACAGGTACATCACGGATGTA AGAAACTCGGGGCAGAAAGCAGACCATCTCATCACAGGTGGTGCCAGCTCAATTTGCCAGATGGGCACCAAACTCTTGTCCAAGTTGAGACGGACCAAACTTATCAAAG gtATGTGTCAGCAGTAGTGCGGTGGTGTGACTGGGTAAAACAGACAGATCAGAGCATGAGTACAGTGGGTGTGGCTCTCTCAGACTCCGCCCATTGTGACACAGCTCAGCCAATAACGTACAG ATCTGTTGTTTCTGAGCTGGAAAAGATCAAGAGGTTTAACT TTTTGTTGGAGATCAGCCCCGTCCTGCGTCCTACAGGAAGATCTTTGAGCTGTGAGCGTGCTTCTGACCGATCTGAGATCAAACTCACAGAGAACTGCGTCTCTGAGGCTCTGCAGAAAACCTCCAGAGCCATACAGGACATCGACACGCTCTTATCAGACAGACCCTCGAACTGA